In Phoenix dactylifera cultivar Barhee BC4 chromosome 11, palm_55x_up_171113_PBpolish2nd_filt_p, whole genome shotgun sequence, the following are encoded in one genomic region:
- the LOC103714895 gene encoding uncharacterized protein LOC103714895 isoform X3, which translates to MLGPRIASWILEFVLRRPVEDWLANELLFALPLPSPLPPRLKKTLLLRRLSSDLSLRSLSDRTLLSLELIEELDRSAGADAPSDSLAAAYAAVAVECTTRLLRRRSEDDRGGNFFDAVNRIWSCRVADLERSEAAGLVSATLREARKEMEEAVVNPIVRVDLMGRDTKMAALDAVRVYLEEAEKEMGPPYLERVAEAISEDWRRSLGTGSDGSVGELDVMLRNLLAGRVEDGRCDGLPDGDRAKSSGLLELEKLEGSVLGRSKDAPEQGGCSTDKFECLPAAATEVMKMKYVFRSSVLPAKIDNMKENQNQMYLNPVFSVNDGAGKGPENDHDAMSQPNLTDQDPSYLKHGEENRERTFLSSIDRGTKDGNPGTCSYTRDSMDHAGAQKPSLMDWNPTARKFEILEITP; encoded by the exons ATGCTCGGCCCGCGCATAGCCTCGTGGATCCTCGAGTTTGTCCTCCGCCGGCCCGTCGAAGACTGGCTGGCGAACGAGCTTCTCTtcgccctccccctcccctcccccctccctcctcgactcaAAAAAACCCTTCTTCTCCGCCGCCTCTCCTCCGACCTCTCCCTCCGCTCCCTCTCCGACCGCACTCTCCTCTCCCTCGAGCTCATCGAAGAGCTCGACCGATCCGCCGGCGCCGACGCCCCCTCCGACTCCCTGGCCGCCGCCTACGCGGCCGTCGCCGTCGAGTGCACCACCCGGTTACTCCGGAGGCGCTCCGAGGACGACCGCGGCGGGAACTTTTTCGATGCCGTCAACCGGATCTGGAGCTGCCGGGTGGCCGACCTCGAGCGGTCGGAGGCCGCCGGCCTGGTCTCGGCGACGCTGAGGGAGGCGaggaaggagatggaggaggcCGTCGTCAACCCCATCGTGAGGGTCGATCTCATGGGGAGGGATACGAAGATGGCGGCTTTGGACGCGGTTAGGGTTTACTTGGAGGAGGCTGAGAAGGAGATGGGGCCTCCTTATCTAGAGCGCGTAGCGGAAGCAATCAGCGAGGACTGGAGGAGGAGCTTAGGAACTGGGAGTGATGGCTCTGTGGGGGAATTGGATGTGATGTTGCGAAATTTATTAGCCGGTCGGGTCGAAGATGGGAGATGCGACGGTCTACCTGATGGTGATAGAGCAAAATCATCTGGATTGCTGGAATTAG AGAAGCTTGAGGGGAGTGTGCTGGGTAGGAGTAAGGATGCACCTGAACAAGGCGGATGCTCTACTGACAAATTTGAATGCTTGCCTGCCGCCGCCACTGAAGTTATGAAAATGAAGTATGTGTTTAGATCAAGTGTTTTACCTGCTAAAATAGATAATATGAAAGAAAACCAAAATCAAATGTACTTAAATCCTGTGTTTTCTGTCAATGACGGTGCTGGTAAGGGGCCTGAAAATGATCATGATGCAATGTCTCAGCCAAATCTTACGGATCAAGATCCATCTTATTTGAAGCATGGGGAAGAGAACAGAGAAAGGACATTCTTGTCTTCTATTGACAGGGGTACCAAAGATGGCAATCCTGGCACCTGTTCATATACTAGGGATAGCATGGATCACGCTGGAGCACAGAAGCCAAGTTTAATGGATTGGAACCCAACTGCCCGTAAATTTGAA
- the LOC103714895 gene encoding uncharacterized protein LOC103714895 isoform X2, translating to MLGPRIASWILEFVLRRPVEDWLANELLFALPLPSPLPPRLKKTLLLRRLSSDLSLRSLSDRTLLSLELIEELDRSAGADAPSDSLAAAYAAVAVECTTRLLRRRSEDDRGGNFFDAVNRIWSCRVADLERSEAAGLVSATLREARKEMEEAVVNPIVRVDLMGRDTKMAALDAVRVYLEEAEKEMGPPYLERVAEAISEDWRRSLGTGSDGSVGELDVMLRNLLAGRVEDGRCDGLPDGDRAKSSGLLELEKLEGSVLGRSKDAPEQGGCSTDKFECLPAAATEVMKMKYVFRSSVLPAKIDNMKENQNQMYLNPVFSVNDGAGKGPENDHDAMSQPNLTDQDPSYLKHGEENRERTFLSSIDRGTKDGNPGTCSYTRDSMDHAGAQKPSLMDWNPTARKFEAWSRELEIH from the exons ATGCTCGGCCCGCGCATAGCCTCGTGGATCCTCGAGTTTGTCCTCCGCCGGCCCGTCGAAGACTGGCTGGCGAACGAGCTTCTCTtcgccctccccctcccctcccccctccctcctcgactcaAAAAAACCCTTCTTCTCCGCCGCCTCTCCTCCGACCTCTCCCTCCGCTCCCTCTCCGACCGCACTCTCCTCTCCCTCGAGCTCATCGAAGAGCTCGACCGATCCGCCGGCGCCGACGCCCCCTCCGACTCCCTGGCCGCCGCCTACGCGGCCGTCGCCGTCGAGTGCACCACCCGGTTACTCCGGAGGCGCTCCGAGGACGACCGCGGCGGGAACTTTTTCGATGCCGTCAACCGGATCTGGAGCTGCCGGGTGGCCGACCTCGAGCGGTCGGAGGCCGCCGGCCTGGTCTCGGCGACGCTGAGGGAGGCGaggaaggagatggaggaggcCGTCGTCAACCCCATCGTGAGGGTCGATCTCATGGGGAGGGATACGAAGATGGCGGCTTTGGACGCGGTTAGGGTTTACTTGGAGGAGGCTGAGAAGGAGATGGGGCCTCCTTATCTAGAGCGCGTAGCGGAAGCAATCAGCGAGGACTGGAGGAGGAGCTTAGGAACTGGGAGTGATGGCTCTGTGGGGGAATTGGATGTGATGTTGCGAAATTTATTAGCCGGTCGGGTCGAAGATGGGAGATGCGACGGTCTACCTGATGGTGATAGAGCAAAATCATCTGGATTGCTGGAATTAG AGAAGCTTGAGGGGAGTGTGCTGGGTAGGAGTAAGGATGCACCTGAACAAGGCGGATGCTCTACTGACAAATTTGAATGCTTGCCTGCCGCCGCCACTGAAGTTATGAAAATGAAGTATGTGTTTAGATCAAGTGTTTTACCTGCTAAAATAGATAATATGAAAGAAAACCAAAATCAAATGTACTTAAATCCTGTGTTTTCTGTCAATGACGGTGCTGGTAAGGGGCCTGAAAATGATCATGATGCAATGTCTCAGCCAAATCTTACGGATCAAGATCCATCTTATTTGAAGCATGGGGAAGAGAACAGAGAAAGGACATTCTTGTCTTCTATTGACAGGGGTACCAAAGATGGCAATCCTGGCACCTGTTCATATACTAGGGATAGCATGGATCACGCTGGAGCACAGAAGCCAAGTTTAATGGATTGGAACCCAACTGCCCGTAAATTTGAA